The genome window AACATGACTACCCAGATCGATTTGTTCCAACAAGTCATTAACGTCGAAAAAGTCTACACCCAGGCCGACCTTCAGAATTCTTTGGCACTTGTTACTCTTTCTGGCAACGACTACTCCACTTATCTTGCAAGAAATGGCTCTATTCAGGtacttttaaattaaaaaaaaattaaaataagagtGATAATACATGTTGATGACATGCAAAATCGGACCGTTCCTCGGCTGCTCAGTTTTGTAGATTTTTTAGTTGATCAGATTAGGTTAGAGAACGTGACTTCTGGGGTTCTAGAGATGTACCTTGGGATGCTATGACACTCAAGTTAGATCGGTATACAATAAGACTATTGAGATTGTTTGGTGTTTAGAGTTCTCTCTTTAGTTAGTAGTCAATAGTGAAAAAAGTGGGAGATTTAGTGGAGGTAAtgttttatatgaattttgaattattggTTTCCCTTGATTGCGGGCAAGATTTATGGGGTCAATCCTCTAAAAATTTCTTGCATATCTCCTTCCTGATCGGGGATAAGTACTTTGAGGTGTTTTGGTCACCTAATGGGTACAGGCCAATTAACATCGGGGTTAGCCAAAATGCTCTCCAGCCAGATCTCCTATTATTCAATATATGTGGTGACACATGTCATGCGTGTACCCGTCTGCTTAAATATTCGCCaacatcaggaaaaaaaaaaagttttcttgTGCAATAATTATTGCATATTCCTCCCATTTTTGGCTTTTGCCTTGTTTGTACGGTTGCTGCATAAGGCTAGTGTCTGCAACAACTTTATTGCTCTTGTGGCTTGAAGGCAGCTCCAATTATACGTCAGTAACAATTGCCACTTTATGGACCCACCCATGTTTGTAGTTTTCTTGGTCTACATCTGATCACCATTGACGTACTTAATCTTTTACTCTGTTAATTTACATCTTCACAAGTTCATATGAATTTGACTAAAGAGTGTCTTCTGCATTTGTGTTTATGGTAGGGTTTGCAAGCTTTCATTCCAGTTGTAGTGAACCAGCTTGCCGTTAACTTGGACAGTATTCGTAAACTTGGTATCAGAAAAATAGCATTGACAGGCCTGCAACCTCTAGGGTGTCTCCCTCGCAGCACAGTTTCTTCCTCGTTTCAACGCTGCAATGACAACGAAAACGCCCTCGTCAATCTCCACAACTCGCTCCTCCAACAAGCCGTCGCCAAATTGAACAATAATCAAACCAAGGACGCACCTTTTGTAGTCCTAGATCTCTATACGGCATTCATGACTGTGTTCCAGAACAAAGGAGATAATCCAGGTCATTATTGTTTTGTGTTTAGTCTCAATTTCTTCTAAATTATCGGGTAATGCCACTTATGGTTACTGAAAAAGTTCTAACTTGACAACTCAAAATTgcaaattgtttcaatatgcacaTACAGGCAGATTTCTCACTGTTCGGGATGATTCCTTATATTGATTAATCAAAAATCTGTCCGAGTGTGCATATAaaccaaaacaattttcaactttgatttttttaagttAGAATGTTTGAACATTCAGTGACCTATAGTTGGACCTGATCAATTTtatcagtgaccaaaagttgcaTTATCCCTTTAAATTATTGTCTAAAATTAACAATTATGCGTACATGGATGTGATCAGGGAGTTCGAAGTTCCAGAATCCTTTGAAGCCGTGTTGTGTAGGTATAAGTAGTGGTTATAGTTGTGGAAGTGTAGATGATAATGGAGTGAAGAAGTACACAGTTTGCGATGACCCTG of Tripterygium wilfordii isolate XIE 37 chromosome 13, ASM1340144v1, whole genome shotgun sequence contains these proteins:
- the LOC120011908 gene encoding GDSL esterase/lipase At5g03610-like; protein product: MDAHLQKLLFNLFCFTILLLIISGNQGVRGDSDHHHRRLLLKNRHLLNLGPNKLFVFGDSYADTGNNPISAASSWKSPYGITFPGKPAGRFSDGRVLTDYLAEFVGVKSPIPYRWRKVGYKQVKYGMNLANGGTGVFQTIFSGPNMTTQIDLFQQVINVEKVYTQADLQNSLALVTLSGNDYSTYLARNGSIQGLQAFIPVVVNQLAVNLDSIRKLGIRKIALTGLQPLGCLPRSTVSSSFQRCNDNENALVNLHNSLLQQAVAKLNNNQTKDAPFVVLDLYTAFMTVFQNKGDNPGSSKFQNPLKPCCVGISSGYSCGSVDDNGVKKYTVCDDPESAFFWDGSHPSQAGWSAVYTALQTTLEQIY